The following are encoded together in the Oceanobacillus zhaokaii genome:
- a CDS encoding YpzI family protein: MGRDRQEKKLRESRRVESDRDVGLRFKGATKMSSPEEARRLNDGQK; the protein is encoded by the coding sequence ATGGGAAGAGATCGTCAAGAAAAGAAATTACGGGAAAGCAGACGTGTTGAATCAGACCGAGATGTTGGTCTTCGTTTTAAAGGGGCGACAAAGATGTCAAGTCCAGAAGAAGCTAGAAGATTAAATGATGGTCAAAAGTAG
- a CDS encoding DJ-1/PfpI family protein, giving the protein MSKKVLILAGDAVESLEMYYPYYRCLEEGYEVTIAATSVKKLQTVVHDFIGWETYTESKGYLIEATASFAEVNPEDYDGLIIPGGRAPEHIRLNEHVPGIVSHFFETDKPIAAVCHASLVLTTVREHLQGREMTAYIACKPEVEAAGATYIDESNHVDGNLISGHAWPDLPGLLKEFVMQVNGSYIGRR; this is encoded by the coding sequence ATGTCAAAGAAGGTATTAATTCTTGCTGGTGATGCTGTAGAGTCTTTGGAAATGTATTATCCTTATTATCGTTGTCTTGAAGAAGGTTATGAGGTTACAATCGCGGCCACATCTGTGAAAAAGCTGCAAACAGTTGTTCACGATTTTATCGGTTGGGAAACTTATACGGAAAGTAAGGGTTATTTAATTGAAGCAACAGCTTCTTTTGCTGAAGTAAATCCAGAAGACTATGATGGTTTAATTATCCCCGGTGGACGTGCGCCAGAACATATTCGCCTTAACGAGCATGTTCCAGGAATCGTTAGCCACTTCTTTGAAACAGACAAGCCAATTGCAGCGGTTTGCCATGCGAGTCTTGTATTGACAACAGTTCGGGAACATTTACAAGGAAGAGAAATGACTGCTTACATTGCTTGCAAACCAGAAGTTGAAGCTGCAGGAGCGACATATATTGATGAATCCAATCATGTCGATGGAAACCTTATTTCAGGTCATGCATGGCCTGACTTACCTGGACTGCTTAAGGAATTCGTTATGCAGGTGAATGGGAGTTATATTGGGAGAAGATAA
- a CDS encoding NADH:flavin oxidoreductase/NADH oxidase, which yields MAILPTPFKIKGLELKNRIVMAPMCQYSVETEDGMPNDWHFVHYVSRAIGGTGLIIVEMTDIDPDGRITNGDLGLWSDDHVPAYKRIVDEVHKYGAKIGIQIAHAGRKAEDAEQPVGASDIPVEVLPEESIKGRLKRPRALTTEEVKELVLQFKDAARRAVEAGFDTIEIHGAHGYLLHQFMSPTINNRKDEYGEDLARFGVEVIHAVKSVIPDDMPLIMRMSAIEYVDGGYKIEHAIEIAKRFKEAGVDVFHVSSGGEGLPGKLKPANHPAYQVPFARAFKEILNVPVIAVGKLSDPLVAEATVANDEADLIAVARGMLNDPYWGLHAIKAVSGKVTPPAPYKRGIR from the coding sequence ATGGCTATACTGCCTACACCATTTAAAATAAAGGGTTTAGAATTAAAAAATAGAATTGTAATGGCGCCGATGTGCCAGTATTCAGTTGAAACCGAGGATGGGATGCCGAATGATTGGCATTTTGTTCATTATGTATCGAGAGCGATTGGAGGGACGGGTCTTATCATTGTCGAGATGACCGATATTGATCCAGATGGACGAATTACAAACGGTGATTTAGGATTGTGGTCCGATGATCATGTACCAGCTTATAAAAGGATTGTCGATGAGGTACATAAATATGGCGCGAAGATTGGCATTCAAATCGCCCATGCAGGTCGTAAGGCAGAGGATGCAGAACAGCCAGTTGGTGCGTCTGATATTCCAGTCGAAGTTCTACCTGAAGAAAGTATCAAAGGAAGGCTGAAACGACCAAGAGCTTTAACAACAGAAGAAGTGAAAGAACTTGTCCTCCAATTTAAAGATGCTGCAAGACGTGCTGTTGAAGCTGGATTTGATACAATCGAAATTCACGGTGCGCATGGTTACTTGCTCCATCAGTTTATGTCACCAACCATTAATAATCGAAAAGACGAATATGGTGAGGATCTAGCGAGATTCGGAGTAGAAGTTATTCATGCAGTAAAAAGTGTGATCCCAGATGATATGCCATTAATCATGAGAATGTCAGCCATCGAATATGTTGATGGGGGTTATAAAATTGAACATGCCATTGAGATCGCCAAACGTTTTAAAGAAGCTGGTGTTGATGTCTTTCATGTTTCCAGCGGTGGAGAGGGGCTACCAGGGAAATTGAAACCAGCGAATCATCCAGCATATCAAGTGCCATTTGCTCGTGCCTTCAAAGAGATATTAAACGTGCCAGTAATTGCAGTTGGAAAATTAAGTGACCCTTTAGTTGCCGAAGCGACTGTTGCAAATGATGAAGCAGATTTAATTGCAGTTGCAAGAGGAATGCTAAATGATCCTTACTGGGGACTTCATGCAATAAAAGCTGTTTCGGGTAAGGTAACACCCCCTGCTCCATATAAGCGAGGGATTCGTTAA
- a CDS encoding aldo/keto reductase — protein MVEKVELGNTGLYVHPIGLGANKIGKEDKETNTDYGGEIINAAVKNGLNFIDTAYIYGKGLSEEIIGKTLKENMNRNDVILATKGAHRFEGDTMIVDNSPAFLTQTVDESLKRLQTDVIDLFYIHFPDEETPKYEAIGTLQQLKEAGKIRSIGVSNFSFEQLKEANQDGYIDVIQDEYNLINRKAETELFPYLSDNNISFIPYFPLASGLLAGKYKPDTIFSEKQKARPQFRDEVYFKHLEEVDKIRQIADNHDVDVAHIVLAFYLTRRPIDSVIPGARNSQQIADNLKAAEVRLTTEDIQIIEDIFPV, from the coding sequence ATGGTTGAGAAAGTAGAATTAGGAAATACAGGGCTATATGTCCATCCAATTGGACTTGGGGCAAACAAAATTGGCAAAGAGGATAAAGAAACAAATACCGATTATGGCGGAGAGATAATAAACGCAGCGGTAAAAAATGGTCTTAACTTTATTGATACAGCCTACATATATGGAAAAGGGCTTTCAGAGGAAATAATCGGAAAAACATTGAAAGAAAATATGAACAGAAATGACGTTATACTAGCAACGAAAGGAGCACATCGGTTCGAGGGCGATACAATGATTGTCGATAATTCTCCTGCATTTCTAACGCAGACAGTGGATGAAAGTTTAAAACGGCTGCAAACTGATGTGATTGATCTGTTCTATATTCACTTCCCTGATGAAGAAACACCGAAGTATGAAGCAATTGGCACATTACAGCAATTAAAAGAGGCAGGTAAAATTCGGTCCATAGGTGTTTCCAACTTTTCATTCGAACAGCTTAAGGAAGCTAACCAAGATGGATATATCGATGTTATCCAAGACGAATACAATCTCATTAATCGCAAAGCAGAAACAGAACTATTTCCATATTTATCAGATAACAATATCTCATTCATTCCTTATTTCCCTTTAGCTTCTGGACTGTTAGCAGGCAAATACAAGCCAGACACCATCTTCTCAGAGAAACAAAAGGCTCGACCGCAATTTAGGGATGAGGTCTATTTCAAGCATTTGGAAGAGGTAGATAAAATCCGGCAAATTGCAGATAACCATGATGTAGACGTTGCGCACATTGTCTTAGCATTCTATTTAACACGCAGGCCAATTGATTCCGTTATCCCAGGAGCAAGAAATTCGCAACAAATCGCGGATAATTTAAAAGCTGCTGAAGTAAGGCTGACGACAGAAGACATTCAAATTATTGAAGATATCTTTCCTGTTTAA
- a CDS encoding cytochrome-c oxidase, with protein MGNTLIKISVIYFLIGITLGLYMSIGHDYVLTGVHVHINLLGWVSLAIAGIFYKLFPHLAQTATAKVHFWLHNIGLPVMMISLAFVVTGAGGLFTTLLSIGGVVTVLAIYFFSFNILSNLDKSP; from the coding sequence ATGGGAAACACATTAATTAAAATCTCCGTGATCTATTTCCTAATTGGAATTACACTCGGGCTCTATATGTCAATTGGGCATGATTACGTTTTAACAGGTGTACATGTACACATCAACTTACTCGGTTGGGTGTCTCTTGCGATTGCTGGTATCTTTTATAAACTTTTTCCTCATCTTGCCCAAACCGCAACAGCGAAGGTTCATTTTTGGTTACACAACATTGGTTTACCTGTTATGATGATTTCTCTGGCATTTGTAGTAACAGGTGCCGGAGGACTTTTCACTACATTATTATCCATTGGCGGGGTTGTAACTGTCCTTGCAATATACTTCTTCTCTTTCAACATATTAAGTAATTTAGATAAATCGCCTTAA